From a single Nematostella vectensis chromosome 3, jaNemVect1.1, whole genome shotgun sequence genomic region:
- the LOC5513255 gene encoding pleckstrin homology domain-containing family M member 2 isoform X1, whose amino-acid sequence MTSTKQRCAKLKDEILTQLAEQIKALQLGQQSADVIGDGEYKVTAKNIHLQCLMDLLDHILLHGLVSVEYGYWPFVKVFTHSETIKIINSHPQVTNDLDKGRVWIFMAIKECVLESYMRMFLNEPKSVKKYYSKYAFMRDNERLGILQTLVSGLDFIGLALDQDTPYLGYGGVQLHTPKQTTLNSNLLPHGSNRLPVKNVTSPRTPSHSREGSASLSSSVSTSSTLTAPTSPVSTEDESVDTAIGSLSLSDTKEQGSREQSKGQESYELRGVHDSSKFTTGGHQGHRLSTDQEALACMDPKYTLLDVDAMPAYERPTEEYRPRIGSNLSEISMDEVDIVFSHEQRTNRRHMRRPYRRKRERARSTETSSKADSRLRLPGGQHGAGVRSEGAHERASSFVSDQTGEDSDSICSAVSGDSLDQFCRDADFGSSYNLSTELVVQPTVLECHNDEITLPKESTENRGRDKVDEDEGETSSLSMLQSSTEYEGIILGLPKRQTLQDTPGNLCDSHVDANTVLVLSLEIFKHSDEQFQQMFHVTTGHHFGQLQSAYVMLTNYAVYLLRKVSFRAEASFHTDISISYATLRKVEVRRSFEIGLNCQTVTVSSRNQQFTICFGDEACTRAFITSLTSHVSRASPAPSLSNLVSNIAVQQETDISRWMAHHDKLQTANSNVLCYSLAHWCGLSGPDANIEVISFQSVMEGTLEYKHHQYLGMSLKWTTGYFILTDGTLWQYNKQNDKNAKVSIDLRGTRCGGCRQIKDAGKKFAFEIVSSDGTGSLMVLAAPSEHEACEWIFKICQSIAQSFDSDDDRGCTIMHCVPCCLIATKDELVVCLCQSSEPASYQLISCCSLQCVTRIFVDNQIRNYCIVKFQYSELHDTEAAWLLCFRTEYELGKFESTVAGAWRELFQVDLQFLVLGDVPARKDARERVRKIEQFYTKIS is encoded by the exons ATGACTTCCACAAAGCAGAGATGTGCAAAGCTAAAAGATGAGATCTTGACACAACTAGCAGAACAGATCAAAGCT CTCCAGCTTGGCCAGCAAAGTGCTGATGTCATTGGTGATGGGGAATACAAAGTGACAGCCAAGAACATTCATCTGCAATGTCTCATGGACCTTCTGGACCACATTTTACTCCATGG GTTGGTTTCAGTTGAGTATGGCTACTGGCCATTCGTGAAAGTGTTTACTCATTCAGAAACCATCAAGATAATCAACTCACATCCCCAAGTCACCAATGATTTGGATAAAG gCCGTGTTTGGATATTTATGGCCATCAAAGAATGTGTACTTGAAAGTTATATGAGAATGTTTCTTAATGAACCAAAGTCTGTCAAGAAGTATTACTCAAA gTATGCATTTATGCGAGACAATGAG AGGCTTGGTATTCTACAAACGCTTGTGTCAGGTCTGGATTTTATTGGCCTCGCTCTAGACCAG gATACGCCATATTTGGGATATGGCGGAGTTCAGCTCCATACACCAA AGCAAACCACACTCAACTCAAATCTGTTACCACATGGGAGTAACAGACTGCCTGTCAAGAATGTTACCTCTCCTCGCACACCAAGTCACTCAAGAGAAGGAAGTGCCAGCTTGTCCAGTAGCGTCTCGACCTCATCTACACTCACAGCTCCCACCAGTCCCGTCAGCACAGAGGATGAATCCGTCGACACGGCAATAGGGTCGCTCTCACTTTCTGACACGAAAGAACAAGGCAGCCGTGAACAATCGAAGGGTCAAGAATCGTATGAGCTTCGCGGTGTTCATGATTCGAGTAAATTTACAACAGGAGGACACCAGGGCCACCGCCTTTCGACCGACCAAGAGGCCTTAGCGTGCATGGACCCGAAGTATACCCTGCTGGATGTGGATGCCATGCCAGCTTACGAGCGCCCTACCGAGGAGTATCGGCCAAGGATCGGTAGTAATCTGTCAGAGATATCTATGGATGAGGTGGACATTGTGTTCAGCCACGAGCAACGGACGAACCGTAGACACATGCGTAGACCTTATCGACGAAAAAGAGAAAGAGCAAGGTCCACAGAAACCAGTTCCAAGGCAGACTCAAGGCTAAGACTTCCCGGTGGACAGCACGGAG cAGGAGTTCGTTCAGAAGGTGCTCATGAGCGAGCCTCATCGTTCGTATCCGACCAAACGGGGGAAGACTCAGACAGCATTTGCAGTGCAGTTTCAGGGGATTCTCTAGATCAATTCTGTCGCGATGCTGACTTTGGCTCTAGCTACAACCTGAGCACAGAACTTGTCGTTCAACCTACTGTTCTCGAGTGTCATAATGACGAGATTACTCTCCCCAAGGAGAGTACGGAGAATAGAGGGAGAGACAAAGTTGACGAAGATGAGGGTGAAACCTCGAGTCTTTCAATGCTACAGAGCTCAACTGAGTATGAAG GGATAATCTTAGGGCTGCCTAAGCGCCAGACTTTGCAAGATACGCCGGGTAACCTGTGTGACAGTCACGTGGATGCCAATACTGTGCTGGTGTTATCATTGGAAATATTCAAACACAGCGACGAACAGTTCCAGCAG ATGTTCCACGTCACCACTGGACATCACTTTGGTCAGCTGCAATCCGCGTACGTCATGCTCACTAACTATGCGGTCTATCTGCTTAGGAAAG tATCCTTCAGAGCAGAGGCAAGCTTCCATACGGATATCTCCATATCATATGCGACTCTAAGGAAAGTGGAGGTGCGAAGGAGTTTTGAA ATTGGACTCAATTGTCAAACAGTAACTGTCTCGTCAAGGAACCAACAGTTCACAATTTGCTTTGGGGACGAAGCCTGTACAAG AGCTTTCATCACGAGTCTGACGTCACACGTGTCGCGTGCTAGTCCCGCCCCCTCGCTGTCCAATCTCGTGTCTAATATCGCCGTGCAGCAAGAGACGGACATAAGTAGATGGATGGCGCACCATGACAAGCTACAG ACTGCAAactccaatgtgctctgctaCTCTCTCGCCCACTGGTGCGGCCTCTCTGGGCCTGACGCGAACATCGAGGTGATCAGTTTTCAAA GCGTCATGGAGGGAACACTGGAATACAAACATCACCAGTACTTGGGGATGAGCTTGAAATGGACGACGGGATACTTCATACTAAC AGATGGCACGCTTTGGCAATACAACAAGCAA AATGATAAAAATGCCAAAGTGTCGATCGACTTGAG aGGAACGCGTTGTGGAGGTTGCAGACAAATTAAAGACGCCGGGAAGAAATTTGCGTTTGAG ATCGTTTCCTCTGACGGGACAGGTTCTCTCATGGTCCTGGCGGCGCCCAGCGAGCATGAAGCGTGCGAGTGGATTTTCAAGATTTGTCAGTCTATCGCGCAATCG TTCGACAGTGATGACGACAGAGGGTGTACCATCATGCATTGTGTCCCTTGCTGCTTAATTGCCACAAAAGACGAG TTGGTAGTTTGCCTGTGTCAATCGAGTGAACCCGCCTCCTACCAGCTCATCAGCTGTTGCTCCCTTCAGTGTGTGACCCGGATATTCGTGGATAACCAAATAAGGAATTACTGCATCGTG AAATTCCAGTACAGTGAACTCCATGACACGGAGGCCGCCTGGTTGCTGTGTTTCAGGACTGAGTATGAACTGGGCAAGTTTGAGTCAACAGTGGCTGGAGCGTGGAGGGAACTTTTCCAG GTGGATTTACAGTTCCTGGTACTGGGTGACGTGCCGGCGCGCAAAGACGCACGGGAACGAGTTAGGAAAATCGAGCaattttatacaaaaatatCTTAA
- the LOC5513255 gene encoding pleckstrin homology domain-containing family M member 2 isoform X3 has translation MTSTKQRCAKLKDEILTQLAEQIKALQLGQQSADVIGDGEYKVTAKNIHLQCLMDLLDHILLHGLVSVEYGYWPFVKVFTHSETIKIINSHPQVTNDLDKGRVWIFMAIKECVLESYMRMFLNEPKSVKKYYSKYAFMRDNERLGILQTLVSGLDFIGLALDQDTPYLGYGGVQLHTPKQTTLNSNLLPHGSNRLPVKNVTSPRTPSHSREGSASLSSSVSTSSTLTAPTSPVSTEDESVDTAIGSLSLSDTKEQGSREQSKGQESYELRGVHDSSKFTTGGHQGHRLSTDQEALACMDPKYTLLDVDAMPAYERPTEEYRPRIGSNLSEISMDEVDIVFSHEQRTNRRHMRRPYRRKRERARSTETSSKADSRLRLPGGQHGAGVRSEGAHERASSFVSDQTGEDSDSICSAVSGDSLDQFCRDADFGSSYNLSTELVVQPTVLECHNDEITLPKESTENRGRDKVDEDEGETSSLSMLQSSTEYEGIILGLPKRQTLQDTPGNLCDSHVDANTVLVLSLEIFKHSDEQFQQMFHVTTGHHFGQLQSAYVMLTNYAVYLLRKVSFRAEASFHTDISISYATLRKVEIGLNCQTVTVSSRNQQFTICFGDEACTRAFITSLTSHVSRASPAPSLSNLVSNIAVQQETDISRWMAHHDKLQTANSNVLCYSLAHWCGLSGPDANIEVISFQSVMEGTLEYKHHQYLGMSLKWTTGYFILTDGTLWQYNKQNDKNAKVSIDLRGTRCGGCRQIKDAGKKFAFEIVSSDGTGSLMVLAAPSEHEACEWIFKICQSIAQSFDSDDDRGCTIMHCVPCCLIATKDELVVCLCQSSEPASYQLISCCSLQCVTRIFVDNQIRNYCIVKFQYSELHDTEAAWLLCFRTEYELGKFESTVAGAWRELFQVDLQFLVLGDVPARKDARERVRKIEQFYTKIS, from the exons ATGACTTCCACAAAGCAGAGATGTGCAAAGCTAAAAGATGAGATCTTGACACAACTAGCAGAACAGATCAAAGCT CTCCAGCTTGGCCAGCAAAGTGCTGATGTCATTGGTGATGGGGAATACAAAGTGACAGCCAAGAACATTCATCTGCAATGTCTCATGGACCTTCTGGACCACATTTTACTCCATGG GTTGGTTTCAGTTGAGTATGGCTACTGGCCATTCGTGAAAGTGTTTACTCATTCAGAAACCATCAAGATAATCAACTCACATCCCCAAGTCACCAATGATTTGGATAAAG gCCGTGTTTGGATATTTATGGCCATCAAAGAATGTGTACTTGAAAGTTATATGAGAATGTTTCTTAATGAACCAAAGTCTGTCAAGAAGTATTACTCAAA gTATGCATTTATGCGAGACAATGAG AGGCTTGGTATTCTACAAACGCTTGTGTCAGGTCTGGATTTTATTGGCCTCGCTCTAGACCAG gATACGCCATATTTGGGATATGGCGGAGTTCAGCTCCATACACCAA AGCAAACCACACTCAACTCAAATCTGTTACCACATGGGAGTAACAGACTGCCTGTCAAGAATGTTACCTCTCCTCGCACACCAAGTCACTCAAGAGAAGGAAGTGCCAGCTTGTCCAGTAGCGTCTCGACCTCATCTACACTCACAGCTCCCACCAGTCCCGTCAGCACAGAGGATGAATCCGTCGACACGGCAATAGGGTCGCTCTCACTTTCTGACACGAAAGAACAAGGCAGCCGTGAACAATCGAAGGGTCAAGAATCGTATGAGCTTCGCGGTGTTCATGATTCGAGTAAATTTACAACAGGAGGACACCAGGGCCACCGCCTTTCGACCGACCAAGAGGCCTTAGCGTGCATGGACCCGAAGTATACCCTGCTGGATGTGGATGCCATGCCAGCTTACGAGCGCCCTACCGAGGAGTATCGGCCAAGGATCGGTAGTAATCTGTCAGAGATATCTATGGATGAGGTGGACATTGTGTTCAGCCACGAGCAACGGACGAACCGTAGACACATGCGTAGACCTTATCGACGAAAAAGAGAAAGAGCAAGGTCCACAGAAACCAGTTCCAAGGCAGACTCAAGGCTAAGACTTCCCGGTGGACAGCACGGAG cAGGAGTTCGTTCAGAAGGTGCTCATGAGCGAGCCTCATCGTTCGTATCCGACCAAACGGGGGAAGACTCAGACAGCATTTGCAGTGCAGTTTCAGGGGATTCTCTAGATCAATTCTGTCGCGATGCTGACTTTGGCTCTAGCTACAACCTGAGCACAGAACTTGTCGTTCAACCTACTGTTCTCGAGTGTCATAATGACGAGATTACTCTCCCCAAGGAGAGTACGGAGAATAGAGGGAGAGACAAAGTTGACGAAGATGAGGGTGAAACCTCGAGTCTTTCAATGCTACAGAGCTCAACTGAGTATGAAG GGATAATCTTAGGGCTGCCTAAGCGCCAGACTTTGCAAGATACGCCGGGTAACCTGTGTGACAGTCACGTGGATGCCAATACTGTGCTGGTGTTATCATTGGAAATATTCAAACACAGCGACGAACAGTTCCAGCAG ATGTTCCACGTCACCACTGGACATCACTTTGGTCAGCTGCAATCCGCGTACGTCATGCTCACTAACTATGCGGTCTATCTGCTTAGGAAAG tATCCTTCAGAGCAGAGGCAAGCTTCCATACGGATATCTCCATATCATATGCGACTCTAAGGAAAGTGGAG ATTGGACTCAATTGTCAAACAGTAACTGTCTCGTCAAGGAACCAACAGTTCACAATTTGCTTTGGGGACGAAGCCTGTACAAG AGCTTTCATCACGAGTCTGACGTCACACGTGTCGCGTGCTAGTCCCGCCCCCTCGCTGTCCAATCTCGTGTCTAATATCGCCGTGCAGCAAGAGACGGACATAAGTAGATGGATGGCGCACCATGACAAGCTACAG ACTGCAAactccaatgtgctctgctaCTCTCTCGCCCACTGGTGCGGCCTCTCTGGGCCTGACGCGAACATCGAGGTGATCAGTTTTCAAA GCGTCATGGAGGGAACACTGGAATACAAACATCACCAGTACTTGGGGATGAGCTTGAAATGGACGACGGGATACTTCATACTAAC AGATGGCACGCTTTGGCAATACAACAAGCAA AATGATAAAAATGCCAAAGTGTCGATCGACTTGAG aGGAACGCGTTGTGGAGGTTGCAGACAAATTAAAGACGCCGGGAAGAAATTTGCGTTTGAG ATCGTTTCCTCTGACGGGACAGGTTCTCTCATGGTCCTGGCGGCGCCCAGCGAGCATGAAGCGTGCGAGTGGATTTTCAAGATTTGTCAGTCTATCGCGCAATCG TTCGACAGTGATGACGACAGAGGGTGTACCATCATGCATTGTGTCCCTTGCTGCTTAATTGCCACAAAAGACGAG TTGGTAGTTTGCCTGTGTCAATCGAGTGAACCCGCCTCCTACCAGCTCATCAGCTGTTGCTCCCTTCAGTGTGTGACCCGGATATTCGTGGATAACCAAATAAGGAATTACTGCATCGTG AAATTCCAGTACAGTGAACTCCATGACACGGAGGCCGCCTGGTTGCTGTGTTTCAGGACTGAGTATGAACTGGGCAAGTTTGAGTCAACAGTGGCTGGAGCGTGGAGGGAACTTTTCCAG GTGGATTTACAGTTCCTGGTACTGGGTGACGTGCCGGCGCGCAAAGACGCACGGGAACGAGTTAGGAAAATCGAGCaattttatacaaaaatatCTTAA
- the LOC5513255 gene encoding pleckstrin homology domain-containing family M member 2 isoform X2, with amino-acid sequence MTSTKQRCAKLKDEILTQLAEQIKALQLGQQSADVIGDGEYKVTAKNIHLQCLMDLLDHILLHGLVSVEYGYWPFVKVFTHSETIKIINSHPQVTNDLDKGRVWIFMAIKECVLESYMRMFLNEPKSVKKYYSKYAFMRDNERLGILQTLVSGLDFIGLALDQDTPYLGYGGVQLHTPKQTTLNSNLLPHGSNRLPVKNVTSPRTPSHSREGSASLSSSVSTSSTLTAPTSPVSTEDESVDTAIGSLSLSDTKEQGSREQSKGQESYELRGVHDSSKFTTGGHQGHRLSTDQEALACMDPKYTLLDVDAMPAYERPTEEYRPRIGSNLSEISMDEVDIVFSHEQRTNRRHMRRPYRRKRERARSTETSSKADSRLRLPGGQHGGVRSEGAHERASSFVSDQTGEDSDSICSAVSGDSLDQFCRDADFGSSYNLSTELVVQPTVLECHNDEITLPKESTENRGRDKVDEDEGETSSLSMLQSSTEYEGIILGLPKRQTLQDTPGNLCDSHVDANTVLVLSLEIFKHSDEQFQQMFHVTTGHHFGQLQSAYVMLTNYAVYLLRKVSFRAEASFHTDISISYATLRKVEVRRSFEIGLNCQTVTVSSRNQQFTICFGDEACTRAFITSLTSHVSRASPAPSLSNLVSNIAVQQETDISRWMAHHDKLQTANSNVLCYSLAHWCGLSGPDANIEVISFQSVMEGTLEYKHHQYLGMSLKWTTGYFILTDGTLWQYNKQNDKNAKVSIDLRGTRCGGCRQIKDAGKKFAFEIVSSDGTGSLMVLAAPSEHEACEWIFKICQSIAQSFDSDDDRGCTIMHCVPCCLIATKDELVVCLCQSSEPASYQLISCCSLQCVTRIFVDNQIRNYCIVKFQYSELHDTEAAWLLCFRTEYELGKFESTVAGAWRELFQVDLQFLVLGDVPARKDARERVRKIEQFYTKIS; translated from the exons ATGACTTCCACAAAGCAGAGATGTGCAAAGCTAAAAGATGAGATCTTGACACAACTAGCAGAACAGATCAAAGCT CTCCAGCTTGGCCAGCAAAGTGCTGATGTCATTGGTGATGGGGAATACAAAGTGACAGCCAAGAACATTCATCTGCAATGTCTCATGGACCTTCTGGACCACATTTTACTCCATGG GTTGGTTTCAGTTGAGTATGGCTACTGGCCATTCGTGAAAGTGTTTACTCATTCAGAAACCATCAAGATAATCAACTCACATCCCCAAGTCACCAATGATTTGGATAAAG gCCGTGTTTGGATATTTATGGCCATCAAAGAATGTGTACTTGAAAGTTATATGAGAATGTTTCTTAATGAACCAAAGTCTGTCAAGAAGTATTACTCAAA gTATGCATTTATGCGAGACAATGAG AGGCTTGGTATTCTACAAACGCTTGTGTCAGGTCTGGATTTTATTGGCCTCGCTCTAGACCAG gATACGCCATATTTGGGATATGGCGGAGTTCAGCTCCATACACCAA AGCAAACCACACTCAACTCAAATCTGTTACCACATGGGAGTAACAGACTGCCTGTCAAGAATGTTACCTCTCCTCGCACACCAAGTCACTCAAGAGAAGGAAGTGCCAGCTTGTCCAGTAGCGTCTCGACCTCATCTACACTCACAGCTCCCACCAGTCCCGTCAGCACAGAGGATGAATCCGTCGACACGGCAATAGGGTCGCTCTCACTTTCTGACACGAAAGAACAAGGCAGCCGTGAACAATCGAAGGGTCAAGAATCGTATGAGCTTCGCGGTGTTCATGATTCGAGTAAATTTACAACAGGAGGACACCAGGGCCACCGCCTTTCGACCGACCAAGAGGCCTTAGCGTGCATGGACCCGAAGTATACCCTGCTGGATGTGGATGCCATGCCAGCTTACGAGCGCCCTACCGAGGAGTATCGGCCAAGGATCGGTAGTAATCTGTCAGAGATATCTATGGATGAGGTGGACATTGTGTTCAGCCACGAGCAACGGACGAACCGTAGACACATGCGTAGACCTTATCGACGAAAAAGAGAAAGAGCAAGGTCCACAGAAACCAGTTCCAAGGCAGACTCAAGGCTAAGACTTCCCGGTGGACAGCACGGAG GAGTTCGTTCAGAAGGTGCTCATGAGCGAGCCTCATCGTTCGTATCCGACCAAACGGGGGAAGACTCAGACAGCATTTGCAGTGCAGTTTCAGGGGATTCTCTAGATCAATTCTGTCGCGATGCTGACTTTGGCTCTAGCTACAACCTGAGCACAGAACTTGTCGTTCAACCTACTGTTCTCGAGTGTCATAATGACGAGATTACTCTCCCCAAGGAGAGTACGGAGAATAGAGGGAGAGACAAAGTTGACGAAGATGAGGGTGAAACCTCGAGTCTTTCAATGCTACAGAGCTCAACTGAGTATGAAG GGATAATCTTAGGGCTGCCTAAGCGCCAGACTTTGCAAGATACGCCGGGTAACCTGTGTGACAGTCACGTGGATGCCAATACTGTGCTGGTGTTATCATTGGAAATATTCAAACACAGCGACGAACAGTTCCAGCAG ATGTTCCACGTCACCACTGGACATCACTTTGGTCAGCTGCAATCCGCGTACGTCATGCTCACTAACTATGCGGTCTATCTGCTTAGGAAAG tATCCTTCAGAGCAGAGGCAAGCTTCCATACGGATATCTCCATATCATATGCGACTCTAAGGAAAGTGGAGGTGCGAAGGAGTTTTGAA ATTGGACTCAATTGTCAAACAGTAACTGTCTCGTCAAGGAACCAACAGTTCACAATTTGCTTTGGGGACGAAGCCTGTACAAG AGCTTTCATCACGAGTCTGACGTCACACGTGTCGCGTGCTAGTCCCGCCCCCTCGCTGTCCAATCTCGTGTCTAATATCGCCGTGCAGCAAGAGACGGACATAAGTAGATGGATGGCGCACCATGACAAGCTACAG ACTGCAAactccaatgtgctctgctaCTCTCTCGCCCACTGGTGCGGCCTCTCTGGGCCTGACGCGAACATCGAGGTGATCAGTTTTCAAA GCGTCATGGAGGGAACACTGGAATACAAACATCACCAGTACTTGGGGATGAGCTTGAAATGGACGACGGGATACTTCATACTAAC AGATGGCACGCTTTGGCAATACAACAAGCAA AATGATAAAAATGCCAAAGTGTCGATCGACTTGAG aGGAACGCGTTGTGGAGGTTGCAGACAAATTAAAGACGCCGGGAAGAAATTTGCGTTTGAG ATCGTTTCCTCTGACGGGACAGGTTCTCTCATGGTCCTGGCGGCGCCCAGCGAGCATGAAGCGTGCGAGTGGATTTTCAAGATTTGTCAGTCTATCGCGCAATCG TTCGACAGTGATGACGACAGAGGGTGTACCATCATGCATTGTGTCCCTTGCTGCTTAATTGCCACAAAAGACGAG TTGGTAGTTTGCCTGTGTCAATCGAGTGAACCCGCCTCCTACCAGCTCATCAGCTGTTGCTCCCTTCAGTGTGTGACCCGGATATTCGTGGATAACCAAATAAGGAATTACTGCATCGTG AAATTCCAGTACAGTGAACTCCATGACACGGAGGCCGCCTGGTTGCTGTGTTTCAGGACTGAGTATGAACTGGGCAAGTTTGAGTCAACAGTGGCTGGAGCGTGGAGGGAACTTTTCCAG GTGGATTTACAGTTCCTGGTACTGGGTGACGTGCCGGCGCGCAAAGACGCACGGGAACGAGTTAGGAAAATCGAGCaattttatacaaaaatatCTTAA